The window CGCGGCGGGCCGGTTCCGGGATGCCGACCTCGCCGAGCATGTCGACGGCCCGTTTGCGGGCGGCGGCGCGGCCGGCCTTGAAGTGCACCCGGAAGTGCTCGGCGATCTGCTCGCCGACCGTGTAGTAGGGGTGCAGGCTGGAGAGCGGGTCCTGGAAGATCATGGCCATCCGGCGGCCGCGGACCCGGGAGAGCTCCCGCTCGGACAGGGTGGTCAGTTCCCGTCCGGCGAGGGCGACGGAGCCGCTGACCTCGACCGCGCCCCGGTGCAGGCCCATGACGGCGAGCGAGGTGACGGACTTGCCCGAGCCGGACTCGCCGACGATGCCGAGGGTGCGGCCGGCCTCGACGGTGAAGCCGATCGAGTCGACGGCCCGTACGGTCCCCCGCCCCGTGGTGAACGTGACGCGCAGATCGCGTACTTCGAGGAGCGGAGCGGGAGCAGGAGCGGTCATCAGTACCTCACTCTCGGGTCGATGACGGCGTACAGGAGGTCGACGAGGAGGTTGGCCACGACGATGAAGAAGGCGGCGAGCAGGGTGACGCCGAGGACCACGGGCTGGTCGGAGTTGACCAGGGCGCCGTAGAACAGCCGCCCGACGCCCGGGAGTCCGAAGATGGACTCGGTGATGACGGCTCCCGCGAGCAGGCTGCCGAGGTCCATGCCGAAGATGGTGACGATGGGCGTCATCCCGGAGCGCAGCCCGTGTTTGACGACGACCGTCCGTTCGGGCATGCCCTTGGCGCGGGCGGTGCGGATGTACGGCTCGGCCATCGCCTCGATCATCGAACCGCGGCTCTGGCGGGCGTACATGGCGGCGTACAGCAGCGCGAGTGCGGTCCAGGGCAGGAGCAGGTTCGAGGCCCAGCCGAACGGGTTGTCGGTGAAGGCCTGGTAGGTGGGGTACGGCAGCAGGCCGGCGATGCGGATGACCCCGTAGATGAGCATCACCGAGGTGAAGTACACGGGCAGCGAGGCGGCGGCGACCGCGCCGACCATCAGGGCCTTGTCGGTGACGGTGTCCTTGCGCAGGGCGGCGGTCACCCCGGCGCCCAGGCCCAGGACCAGCCACAGCACGGCGGCGCCGAGGGCGAGGGAGGCGGAGACCGGGAGCCGGTCCATCAGCAGGTCCCACACGGGGAGGGAGTTCTCGTACGAGTAACCCAGGCACGGGAAGTCGCAGGCGACGGCGTACTGCCCGGTGCCGAGGGTGCGGCCGGTGAAGATGCCGGTCAGGAAGTCGGCGAACTGCCGCCACAGGGGCTGGTCGAGGCGCAGGTACGTGCGTACGTCGGCCAGGCGCTCGGCGCTGCAGGTCTTGCCGCAGGCGGCCGCGGCCGGGTCGGAGGGCAGGACGTGGAAGATGAGGAAGGTGACGGCGGCGATGGCGAGGAGCACGCCGGCGAGGGCGAGCAGCCGGCGGGCGAGGTAGAGGATCAACTGCGGCCGCCCCTCGGGTCGAGGATGTCGCGCAGCGCGTCGCCGAGCAGGGTGAAGGCGAGCACGGCGAGGAAGAGGAAGACGCTCGGGATGACGAAGTACATGGGGTCGGTCTCGTAGTAGGCGACGGACTCGGCGATCATCTGGCCCCAGGACGGGGTGGGCGGCCGGACTCCGACGCCGAGGTAGCTCAGGGCGGCCTCGGTGCTGATCATCCCGGGGATGAGCAGGGTGGTGTAGGCGATGACCGGGCCGGCGACGCCCGGGAGGATGTCGCGGGTCAGGATCCGCCAGGGGCCGGAGCCGCCCACGCGGGCGGCGTCGACGTACTCGCGGTGCTTGAGGGAGAGGGCCTGGCCGCGGACCACGCGGGCGACGCCGGGCCAGCCGAAGACCCCGATGACGGTGGTCATCAGGACGATCCGGTTGACGTCCTTGGCGACGGACAGCATCGCGATCATGAAGATCAGCGAGGGGAAGGACATGGTCAGGTCCATCAGCCGGGACAGGACCGCGTCGGTTCGGCCGCCGAAGTAGCCGGCGGCGATCCCGGCGGCGGTGCCGGCGAGGACCACGATGGCGGTGGCGGCGAAGGCGATCAGGAGGGAGACCTGCGCGCCGTGGACCACGCGGGCGAACAGGTCGCGCCCGGTGACGGGTTCGACGCCGAGCCAGTGCTCGGCGCTGATCCCGCCGAGGGAGCCGAGCGGCTGGCCCCCCAGGTAGGGGTCGATGGCGGACTTGTCGAACTCGTGCGGGGACCAGCCGCCGAGCGCGCCCAGCCAGGGCGCGGTCAGGGCCATGAGGACGAAGAGGAGGACGACGCAGAGGCTGACGCGGACGGCGGGGCGGCGGCGGAGCTCCCGCCGGGCGAGCTGCCAGGGGCTGCTTCCCGGGGGGACCTCGTTCGCCTCCGGACCGGCCGCGGCGGATGCGGTGGCGGTCATGGCTGAGGGGATCCTTCGGTCTCTCCGCCCTCTCAGCCCTGGCTCTTCGACGGGTCCTTGAGTCCGATCGTCCCGTAGTCGATGGTGCCGGTCCACACGGGGTGGCCGAAGGCACCCGCGATGTTGGTGCCGACGAGGAGCGGCTTGCGCTCCAGCAGGATCGGGACGTTCGGGGACTTGGCCATCAGGGCCGCGTCGAGGTCGATCCAGGCCTGGTTGGCCTCCTTGGCGTCGGCCATGGCGCTGATCTCGTCGATCCGCTTCATGGTCGCCTCGTCGCGGAACTGGCTGTAGTTGCCCTGGTTGCCCTTGTCCTTGATGGTGCGTCCGTCGAAGACGAAGGGGATCCAGGTGGAGCCGGAGGGGTAGTCGGGGCACCAGCCGGTGAGCGTCATGTCGGGGGTGGTGGAGAGGTCGCCGATGACGTCGTAGTAGGCGCCCGGGTCGACGGTGTCGATGACGACCTCGACGCCGGCGCGGGACAGGCCCTGCTGGATGGCCTCGGCCTTGCCCTTGTCGCCGGTGGAGACGGCGAGGGAGACCTTGAGGGTCTCCTTGCCGGCGGCCTTGAGGAGTTCCTTGGCCTTGGCCGGGTCGCCCGAGGGGGCGATCTTCAGGGTGTCGGCCTGCTTTCCGCCGGAGAGGGCCGGGGGCAGGTAGGCGGTGGCGACCTCGTTGAGCGCCGGGCCGCCGCCCGCGGTGACGATCGCCTCCTTGTCGACGGCGTACTGCATGGCCTCGCGGACCTTGGGGTCGTTGAACGGGGCGCGGGAGTTGTTCAGGTGGAGCATCTCCGTACAGCCCTGGGACTCGGCGAGCAGCCGGGCCTTGACCTCGGGCTTGGGCAGCACCTTGGGGGCGCTCTCGGGGCGCATGTCGGCGTACTGCACGGTGGAGGCGTCGGCGCCCTCGCCGGCGATGATCCGGTCGTCGATCTGGCCGCCCTTGAGGCCCATGACGACCACGAACTTGTCCGGGTAGGCCTTGCGGACGGTGTCGGTCCCCGGGTCCCAGTGCTCGTTGCGGACGAGGACCAGCTTCTTGTCGCGGTCGTACGACTCGATCTTGTACGGGCCGGAGGAGAACGGGCGGGCGTCGTACTGGGTGCCCTTCTCCTGGGACTGGGGGACGGGCGCGAAGGTCGGCAGGGTGGCGGTCGCGGAGAACTCGGCCACCGGACGCTTGAGTTCGAAGACGATCGTGCGGTCGTCGGGGGTCTTGACGGAGTCCAGGTGCTGCCCCTGGAGCGGGCCCTTGTAGCCCTCGGTGCCGGCCAGGTACTGGGCGGCGTAGTCGGGACCGCCGGTGAGGTCGGGGGCGAAGGAGCGCTCGACGTTGTACTTGACGTCCTGGGCCCTGACCGGCGAGCCGTCCTCGTACTTCACGCCCTCCTTGAGGGTGAAGGTCCAGGTGCGGCCGCCATTGGAGGGGGTGCCGAGGTCGGTGGCGAGGTCGGGGACCAGTTCGCTGCCGGCCTTGCCGGGCTCGGCCTTGAAGGTGACGAGCGTGCGGTAGAGCAGCCGGGTGCCGAAGTCCATGGTCGGCATGGTCCAGTTGCGGGCGGGGTCGAGGTGGGCGAAGTCCTGGTTGGACAGGACGGTGAGGGTGCCGCCCTTGACCGGGGTGCCGCCGAGGATCTTGCCGTCGTTGGCGGCGGCGGGGTTGGAAGCACCCGCGCCGGCCGAGCCCTTTTTGGTTCCGGAGCAGCCCGAGGCGCCGAGTGCGAGAGCTGCCACCAGGGCGGTGGCGAGGGCGAGTTGGGTGCGCTTGGTCATGGGTCACTCCAGTGAAGGGCCGCGCTCTACGATGTGACCGGTAACATAGTAATGTGAAATTGCACTGACAAGGGGTTGGCGCCGCCGTTATCCAGCCGTGTCCAAACCCGGGCAACCGAAGGCGAGTTGAGCTGCCGGGCAGCCCGAGTGCGGCAACTGCCCGACAACGCGCAGCGCCAGGCGGTCGAGGGTCTGCACCCCGTCACCACCTGGCGCTGCGCGTCACACGAACGGCCGGAGCGGCACCCGCCCCCGCCGGGGATCAGCTGTGCGGCGAACCGGCCGGTTCCTTTTCCTTGCCCTTGCTCACGACCGGACGGAAGTTGCTGTTCGTCACACAGCCGAGGTTCCGGTAGACCCTCTCGTTCGTCTGCGGGTCGTGGCGGACCAAGTGGTACTGGCAAGCCCCCTCGATGAACCTGCCTTCGATGCCGCCGGGGAAGTCGATCTCCTTGTTCCACAGGTGCGTCGACTGGATGCCGGTCTGCCGCGCGGTGGCGTTGACGTCGATCCCGCCGGGAGCCTGGATCGCGTACACCCAGCCGTCGACCCCGCCGCCCGTGGCGAATTCCTGCGCCACCCACCGCTCACAACTGGTGCTCACGTGAGCGGCGTTCTGCTGCCCGGCGCCCCCGATGATCCACTGCGACAGCGGGGTGAGGGTCGAGCCCCGTGGGGCGAAGCCGCTGGGGAAGATCGTTTGGGGGTCCCGCGAGTCGCCCCGCCACAGCGTGTTCACGTCGTGCCGCCAGTACCAGGCCTCACGCACCGCGGCGAGGTCCACCTGCGGCCGGATCGTGGGGTCCGTCGTGGTCTCCATCCACTCCGACGCACGGTAGCCGCCGGTCGGGCCGCAGGGGCCGGTGTCACGGATCTGCTGCGGGGTGCCCGGGTACGGATCCGCCGCGGCGCCGGCGGGTGAGCCGAACCCCAACGAGACGGTGACCAGGACGGCGGCGGAAGCGATCCGAATTGCAGTCTTCAACACGGTCGGCACAACCTCTTCATTCGGCACACAGGACTCGGTGTTATTAGCCGAATTTCGAGCGGAACCGACCTTCGTCCGCAACCATCACCCGCTGGCACCACGAGCCCACCCGCCCGGCTCAGGGCCGCCCGGCCCGGCGCACCCTCCCGTTCACGGCACTAGAGGCCGGAGCCGAGGCCGCCCGGGGTGCGGCCCACCGGTTCGTCGCGGCCCTGCGCCCAGAGGGAGCGGACGTGGCCGAGGTGGCGGACCATGCAGGCCTCGGCCGCCGCGGCGTCGCCGCTGATCATCAGGTCGAGCAGCTCGATGTGCTCCTGCGCCGAGGAGACCAGCTTGCCGGCCTCGTCCAGGCCGGTCAGGCCGTAGAGCCGGGACCGCTTGCGCAGGTCGCCGACCGTTTCGACGAGCCGGTCGTTGCCCGCGAGGGCCAGCAGGGACAGGTGGAAGCGGCGGTCCGCCTCCAGGTAGCCGATGAGGTTGTGTTCGCGGGCGCTGGTGACGATCTCCTCCGCGATGGGCCGCAGCGCCTCCAGCTGCTCGACCGTGGCGATCTTGGTGATCCGGCCGATGGTCGGTACCTCGATCATCGTCCTCAGTTCGGTGAACTGGTCCAGGTCGCGCTCACTGACCTCGGTGATCCGGAACCCCTTGTTGCGGACCGGCTCGACCAGGCCCTCCCGCGCGAGGTCGAGCATGGCCTCGCGCACGGGCGTGGCCGAGACACCGAGTTCCGCCGCGAGGCCCGGTGCGGAATAGACGCTCCCGGGGCGCAGCTCACCCGCTATCAGCGCGGCTCGGAGTGCGTGGCCGACCTGGTCGCGGAGTCGTTCCTGGGCCTTGATGAGACTGTGCTGTTTCAGGTCACCCATTGCATTTCCTCCGAGACCCCCGACACCACCGACGAGCAGAGGACCAGCGTACAATGTCACGTTGCGCTGCTCGCACTCCGGCGGCCTCGTACAACGCGACCGCCACAGCGAGATCTTCCCAGGCCATGCCCACACTCTTGAAGAGCTGTGGACAACTCCGCGGCCCGCCCGCCGGCATCCGCCCGCCGACCAGGTCGGCGAGGGTGCCGGTGATGTGACCGGGCCCGATGGCCCCCTCGGCCTCCGGCACCAGCAGGTCCCCCGCCTCGCGCAGGGCCGCCGCGCGCGACTCGACGTACACGGCCGCGCGTCGCACGAGGGCCGTGTCCGTCTCCCGGGCGGTCGGCTCGTGCGAGCCGACGGCGACGACGGTGGCGGCCGGCCCGACCAGTCGCCCGTCGAAGAGCGGTTCGCGGGCCGTGGTGCAGCAGATGACCAGATCGGCGTCGGCCACCTCCTTCGGGGCCCCGGTCCGGGCGGCGGTGCCCAGGGAGCGGGCGTGCGCGGCAAGCCGCTGCGCGCCCCCGGGGTTGCGGGCGACCACCACCACCTCCGCCAATTCCCGTACGGCGAGGGTCGCTTCGAGGTGCCCGTACGCCTGCGGTCCGGAGCCGAAGAGCACCAGCCGCAACGGACGCCCGGCCGGGGCCAGGTGGCGCAGCGCGAGCGCGGAGACCGCCGGGGTGCGCAGGGTGGTCAGGGCCGCGCCGTCGAACAGGGCCAGCGGGCGCAGGGTCGGCCCGTCCAGCAGCAGGTACGAGCCGGTGATCCGGGGCAGTCCGCGGGCCGCGTTCCCGGGCGCGACCCCGGCGATCTTCACGCCGGCGTACGCGCCGGACGCGGCCGGCATCAGCAGCAGTTCGCCTCCGCCGGGCACGGCGATCGCGGAGCGCGGCGGGCAGCCCTCCGGGTCGAGACCGCCGAGCAGGGCGGCGGCGAGGGCGTCGGCCGCCGCGGCCGGGGTGATCAGCCCGGCCATGGCCTCGGCGCTCAGCTGCGGCATCCCCGGCACGGGAGACGCGGCAGGCGGCGGAGTCACAGGAGGAACCCGGCGCCGAGCGCGTCGTGCGGGTCCACCACGAAGGCGTGTTCGCCGGTGCGGTAGGCCGTGCCGGTGACCTCGGTGACCCCGCCGTCCGGCATCCGGCCGGTGAACACCGTGCCCGTGACCGACTCGTGCAGCAGGTCCTCGCCCGGGCCGAGCCGCCCGTCCTCCGCGAGCAGCGCGAGCCGCGTCGAGGTGCCGGAGCCGCAGGGCGAGCGGTCGATCTGCCCGTCGGCGAAGACGGTGACGTTGCGCTGGTGCGGCCCGAAGGGGGTGTCGGGCAGCTCCTCGTACAGGATCACCCCGTAGACCCCGGACAGCAGCGGGCCGTCGGGGTGCCAGGTGGCCGGATGGCCGGCCAGCGCGGCCCGGACCTCCTGCCCGGCCCGCACCAGGGCCGGCAGGGCGGCCCGGGAGACGTCCAGGCCGAGGTCGCGGGCGCGGACCGAGGCGTAACAGGCCCCGGCGTGCGCGATGTCCACGTCGGCGAGTCCGAGCGAGGTGGCGACGGGGACCTTGCGGGCGCCCACCCGGGCCGGGACGTTGCGGAAGGTGACCCCGGTGGTGCGACCCCCGTCCCGGTGGACGGTGGCGGTGACCCGCCCGGAGGGCACGTCGATGCGCACCGGGACGTCCCCGTCGTCCGGGGCGGCGACCCGGCCGGTGTCCACGGCCCAGACCCCGAGGGCCATGGTGCCGTGGCCGC of the Streptomyces sp. NBC_01294 genome contains:
- a CDS encoding ABC transporter permease; protein product: MTATASAAAGPEANEVPPGSSPWQLARRELRRRPAVRVSLCVVLLFVLMALTAPWLGALGGWSPHEFDKSAIDPYLGGQPLGSLGGISAEHWLGVEPVTGRDLFARVVHGAQVSLLIAFAATAIVVLAGTAAGIAAGYFGGRTDAVLSRLMDLTMSFPSLIFMIAMLSVAKDVNRIVLMTTVIGVFGWPGVARVVRGQALSLKHREYVDAARVGGSGPWRILTRDILPGVAGPVIAYTTLLIPGMISTEAALSYLGVGVRPPTPSWGQMIAESVAYYETDPMYFVIPSVFLFLAVLAFTLLGDALRDILDPRGGRS
- a CDS encoding GntR family transcriptional regulator, whose protein sequence is MGDLKQHSLIKAQERLRDQVGHALRAALIAGELRPGSVYSAPGLAAELGVSATPVREAMLDLAREGLVEPVRNKGFRITEVSERDLDQFTELRTMIEVPTIGRITKIATVEQLEALRPIAEEIVTSAREHNLIGYLEADRRFHLSLLALAGNDRLVETVGDLRKRSRLYGLTGLDEAGKLVSSAQEHIELLDLMISGDAAAAEACMVRHLGHVRSLWAQGRDEPVGRTPGGLGSGL
- a CDS encoding proline racemase family protein, whose translation is MITVRTVDYHTAGEPFRIVDTGAEGLPVPGDTVAERCATAIGPGGSGTAPRRGALDGVRRLLVQEPRGHAGMYGGFVVPADDDGAHFGVLFWHKDGYSTACGHGTMALGVWAVDTGRVAAPDDGDVPVRIDVPSGRVTATVHRDGGRTTGVTFRNVPARVGARKVPVATSLGLADVDIAHAGACYASVRARDLGLDVSRAALPALVRAGQEVRAALAGHPATWHPDGPLLSGVYGVILYEELPDTPFGPHQRNVTVFADGQIDRSPCGSGTSTRLALLAEDGRLGPGEDLLHESVTGTVFTGRMPDGGVTEVTGTAYRTGEHAFVVDPHDALGAGFLL
- a CDS encoding ABC transporter substrate-binding protein; this translates as MTKRTQLALATALVAALALGASGCSGTKKGSAGAGASNPAAANDGKILGGTPVKGGTLTVLSNQDFAHLDPARNWTMPTMDFGTRLLYRTLVTFKAEPGKAGSELVPDLATDLGTPSNGGRTWTFTLKEGVKYEDGSPVRAQDVKYNVERSFAPDLTGGPDYAAQYLAGTEGYKGPLQGQHLDSVKTPDDRTIVFELKRPVAEFSATATLPTFAPVPQSQEKGTQYDARPFSSGPYKIESYDRDKKLVLVRNEHWDPGTDTVRKAYPDKFVVVMGLKGGQIDDRIIAGEGADASTVQYADMRPESAPKVLPKPEVKARLLAESQGCTEMLHLNNSRAPFNDPKVREAMQYAVDKEAIVTAGGGPALNEVATAYLPPALSGGKQADTLKIAPSGDPAKAKELLKAAGKETLKVSLAVSTGDKGKAEAIQQGLSRAGVEVVIDTVDPGAYYDVIGDLSTTPDMTLTGWCPDYPSGSTWIPFVFDGRTIKDKGNQGNYSQFRDEATMKRIDEISAMADAKEANQAWIDLDAALMAKSPNVPILLERKPLLVGTNIAGAFGHPVWTGTIDYGTIGLKDPSKSQG
- a CDS encoding ornithine cyclodeaminase family protein; amino-acid sequence: MPQLSAEAMAGLITPAAAADALAAALLGGLDPEGCPPRSAIAVPGGGELLLMPAASGAYAGVKIAGVAPGNAARGLPRITGSYLLLDGPTLRPLALFDGAALTTLRTPAVSALALRHLAPAGRPLRLVLFGSGPQAYGHLEATLAVRELAEVVVVARNPGGAQRLAAHARSLGTAARTGAPKEVADADLVICCTTAREPLFDGRLVGPAATVVAVGSHEPTARETDTALVRRAAVYVESRAAALREAGDLLVPEAEGAIGPGHITGTLADLVGGRMPAGGPRSCPQLFKSVGMAWEDLAVAVALYEAAGVRAAQRDIVRWSSARRWCRGSRRKCNG
- a CDS encoding scabin-related ADP-ribosyltransferase, translating into MLKTAIRIASAAVLVTVSLGFGSPAGAAADPYPGTPQQIRDTGPCGPTGGYRASEWMETTTDPTIRPQVDLAAVREAWYWRHDVNTLWRGDSRDPQTIFPSGFAPRGSTLTPLSQWIIGGAGQQNAAHVSTSCERWVAQEFATGGGVDGWVYAIQAPGGIDVNATARQTGIQSTHLWNKEIDFPGGIEGRFIEGACQYHLVRHDPQTNERVYRNLGCVTNSNFRPVVSKGKEKEPAGSPHS
- a CDS encoding ABC transporter permease; this translates as MILYLARRLLALAGVLLAIAAVTFLIFHVLPSDPAAAACGKTCSAERLADVRTYLRLDQPLWRQFADFLTGIFTGRTLGTGQYAVACDFPCLGYSYENSLPVWDLLMDRLPVSASLALGAAVLWLVLGLGAGVTAALRKDTVTDKALMVGAVAAASLPVYFTSVMLIYGVIRIAGLLPYPTYQAFTDNPFGWASNLLLPWTALALLYAAMYARQSRGSMIEAMAEPYIRTARAKGMPERTVVVKHGLRSGMTPIVTIFGMDLGSLLAGAVITESIFGLPGVGRLFYGALVNSDQPVVLGVTLLAAFFIVVANLLVDLLYAVIDPRVRY